Proteins encoded together in one Pseudomonas sp. ADAK13 window:
- the katB gene encoding catalase KatB, which produces MKNPISRGPVSARRVLLVMGASLLSLSVHAANLTRDNGAAVGDNQNSQTAGANGPVLLQDVQLIQKLQRFDRERIPERVVHARGTGAHGTFTVTDNLSDLTKAKVFAAGEATPVFVRFSAVVHGNHSPETLRDPRGFATKFYTAEGNWDLVGNNFPTFFIRDAIKFPDMVHAFKPDPRTNLDDDSRRFDFFSHVPESTRTLTELYSDSGTPASYREMDGNGVHAYKLINAKGEVHYVKFHWKSLQGIKNLDPKQVVEVQGRDYSHMTNDLVTHINKGDFPKWDLYVQVLKPEDLAKFDFDPLDATKIWPNVPERKVGQMVLNRNPANVFQETEQVAMAPANLVPGIEPSEDRLLQGRVFSYADTQMYRLGPNALQLPINAPRVTVNNGNQDGAMNFGKTTTGVNYQPSRLLPREEPQTARYSQSALSGSTQQAKIQREQNFKQAGDLYRSFNKKERQDLIDNFGGSLATTDDESKHIILSFLYKADPEYGTGVTKVAKGDLARVKALAEKLTD; this is translated from the coding sequence ATGAAAAACCCTATTAGCCGCGGGCCTGTTTCTGCGCGACGGGTGCTGCTTGTAATGGGCGCCAGTCTTCTTTCGCTGTCCGTACACGCCGCCAACCTCACCCGCGATAATGGAGCGGCGGTCGGTGACAATCAGAACTCGCAAACTGCCGGGGCCAATGGCCCGGTGCTGTTGCAAGACGTGCAACTGATCCAGAAGTTGCAGCGCTTCGACCGCGAACGTATCCCGGAGCGTGTGGTGCATGCCCGTGGCACCGGCGCCCACGGTACGTTCACCGTCACCGACAACCTCAGCGACCTGACCAAGGCCAAGGTATTTGCCGCCGGTGAAGCCACGCCGGTGTTTGTGCGCTTCTCTGCGGTCGTTCACGGCAACCATTCGCCGGAAACCCTGCGTGACCCGCGCGGGTTTGCTACCAAGTTCTACACCGCCGAAGGCAACTGGGACCTGGTAGGCAACAACTTCCCGACGTTCTTTATTCGTGACGCCATCAAGTTCCCGGACATGGTTCATGCCTTTAAGCCTGACCCGCGCACTAACCTGGATGACGATTCCCGTCGTTTTGACTTCTTCTCCCATGTTCCAGAGTCCACGCGCACATTGACCGAGTTGTACTCGGACTCCGGTACACCGGCCAGTTATCGCGAGATGGATGGCAACGGTGTACATGCCTATAAGTTGATTAACGCCAAGGGCGAAGTGCACTACGTCAAGTTTCACTGGAAGAGCCTGCAAGGCATCAAGAACCTCGATCCAAAACAAGTGGTTGAAGTCCAGGGCCGCGATTACAGCCATATGACCAATGACTTGGTCACGCACATTAACAAGGGTGATTTCCCCAAGTGGGACTTGTATGTGCAAGTGCTGAAACCTGAGGACTTGGCCAAGTTTGATTTCGACCCGCTGGACGCCACCAAGATCTGGCCAAACGTGCCGGAGCGCAAAGTCGGGCAAATGGTGCTGAACCGCAACCCGGCCAACGTCTTCCAGGAAACCGAGCAAGTGGCCATGGCCCCGGCGAACCTGGTGCCGGGCATCGAGCCGTCGGAAGACCGCCTGCTGCAAGGCCGGGTGTTCTCCTATGCCGACACGCAAATGTACCGCCTGGGGCCAAACGCTCTGCAACTGCCGATCAACGCACCCCGGGTAACCGTCAATAACGGTAACCAGGACGGCGCGATGAACTTCGGCAAAACCACCACCGGCGTGAACTACCAGCCTAGCCGCCTGCTGCCACGGGAAGAGCCGCAAACCGCCCGTTACAGCCAGTCGGCCCTGTCGGGCAGCACCCAGCAGGCGAAGATCCAGCGTGAGCAGAACTTCAAGCAGGCCGGTGATTTGTACCGCTCGTTCAACAAGAAAGAGCGTCAGGACTTGATCGACAACTTTGGTGGCTCCCTGGCCACCACCGATGACGAGAGCAAGCACATCATCCTGTCGTTCCTCTACAAGGCTGATCCGGAGTACGGCACCGGCGTGACCAAAGTCGCCAAGGGTGACCTGGCCCGCGTCAAGGCGCTGGCTGAAAAACTGACGGACTGA
- a CDS encoding PilZ domain-containing protein: protein MSEQPSDRRRFRRIAFDAKTELTQDGHVWPVQLVDLSLKGLLVQRPEGWQGHRYESFDVDIHLDAETDVKMQVRLTHDDHAQLGFVCEHIDLDSISHLRRIIELNLGDQEELEREFAALLEI from the coding sequence ATGAGCGAACAGCCTTCAGACCGACGCCGTTTCCGACGGATTGCCTTCGATGCCAAGACCGAGCTGACACAAGACGGCCATGTCTGGCCGGTGCAACTGGTGGATTTGTCGCTCAAGGGACTGCTCGTGCAACGGCCCGAAGGCTGGCAGGGCCATCGCTACGAGTCGTTCGACGTGGATATTCATCTGGACGCCGAGACCGACGTGAAGATGCAAGTGCGGCTGACCCACGACGATCATGCGCAGCTGGGCTTTGTGTGCGAGCACATCGACCTCGACTCGATCAGCCACCTGCGGCGAATAATCGAGTTGAACCTGGGCGATCAGGAAGAGCTGGAGCGGGAATTCGCCGCCTTGCTGGAGATCTGA
- the mscL gene encoding large-conductance mechanosensitive channel protein MscL gives MGVLSEFKAFAVKGNVVDMAVGIIIGAAFGKIVSSFVGDVVMPPIGLLIGGVDFGDLAVTLKAAQGDAPAVVLAYGKFIQSVIDFVIVAFAIFMGVKAINRLKREEAVAPTLPPVPTKEEELLGEIRDLLKAQNSKPE, from the coding sequence ATGGGCGTGTTAAGTGAGTTCAAGGCCTTCGCGGTCAAAGGTAATGTGGTCGACATGGCCGTCGGTATTATCATCGGCGCCGCCTTCGGGAAAATTGTTTCCTCGTTTGTAGGCGACGTAGTGATGCCCCCTATCGGTCTGTTGATCGGTGGTGTGGACTTCGGCGACCTGGCCGTCACACTCAAGGCTGCCCAAGGCGATGCGCCTGCAGTGGTGCTGGCATATGGCAAGTTCATCCAGAGCGTGATCGACTTCGTGATCGTCGCGTTTGCGATCTTCATGGGTGTGAAGGCCATCAACCGCCTGAAGCGTGAAGAGGCCGTGGCGCCTACCTTGCCGCCGGTTCCTACCAAGGAAGAAGAGCTGCTGGGAGAGATCCGCGATCTGCTCAAGGCACAGAACAGCAAGCCCGAGTAA
- the cydB gene encoding cytochrome d ubiquinol oxidase subunit II, protein MGIDLPLIWAVIIIFGIMMYVVMDGFDLGIGILFPFIPGKTDRDVMMNTVAPVWDGNETWLVLGGAALFGAFPLAYSVVLSALYLPLMLMLIGLIFRGVAFEFRFKAKDDKRHLWDKAFIGGSLAATFFQGVALGAFIDGIPVVDRQFAGGSLDWLTPFTMFCGVALIVAYALLGCTWLIMKTEGSLQEKMHNLARPLAFVVLAVIGIVSLWTPLAHPEIASRWFTLPNLFWFLPVPILVLVTMYGLIRAVARNAHYTPFLLTLVLIFLGYSGLGISLWPNIIPPSVSIWDAAAPPQSQGFMLVGTLFIIPFILGYTFWSYYVFRGKVTHEDGYH, encoded by the coding sequence ATGGGTATTGATCTTCCGCTGATCTGGGCCGTGATCATCATCTTCGGCATCATGATGTACGTGGTCATGGACGGCTTCGATCTGGGGATCGGCATTCTCTTCCCGTTTATCCCGGGCAAGACCGACCGTGACGTGATGATGAACACCGTCGCCCCCGTGTGGGACGGCAACGAAACCTGGCTGGTACTGGGGGGCGCGGCGCTGTTTGGCGCGTTCCCGCTGGCCTACTCGGTGGTGCTGTCGGCGCTCTATCTGCCACTGATGCTGATGCTGATCGGGCTGATCTTTCGCGGCGTGGCGTTTGAGTTCCGCTTCAAGGCCAAGGACGACAAGCGTCATCTGTGGGACAAGGCTTTCATCGGCGGCTCGCTGGCCGCGACGTTCTTCCAGGGCGTGGCACTGGGGGCGTTCATTGATGGGATTCCGGTGGTCGACCGCCAGTTTGCCGGCGGCTCACTGGACTGGCTGACGCCGTTCACGATGTTCTGCGGCGTGGCCCTGATCGTGGCGTATGCGCTGCTGGGTTGCACCTGGCTGATCATGAAGACCGAAGGCAGCCTGCAGGAGAAGATGCACAACCTGGCACGGCCCCTGGCATTCGTGGTGCTGGCGGTGATTGGTATCGTCAGCCTCTGGACGCCGCTGGCCCACCCGGAAATCGCCTCGCGCTGGTTCACCCTGCCGAACCTGTTCTGGTTCCTGCCGGTGCCGATCCTGGTGCTGGTGACCATGTACGGGCTGATTCGCGCCGTGGCCCGCAATGCGCACTACACGCCGTTCCTGTTGACGCTGGTGCTGATCTTCCTCGGTTACAGCGGCTTGGGTATCAGCCTGTGGCCGAACATCATCCCGCCATCGGTATCGATCTGGGACGCTGCCGCACCGCCGCAAAGCCAGGGCTTCATGCTGGTGGGCACACTGTTCATCATCCCGTTCATCCTGGGCTATACCTTCTGGAGCTACTACGTGTTCCGCGGCAAGGTCACCCACGAAGACGGTTACCACTAG
- a CDS encoding carbon starvation CstA family protein — translation MKNNNSLLRHLPWLLLAIVGACALGVVALRRGEAINALWIVVAAVAIYLVAYRYYSLFIANHVMQLDPLRATPAVLNNDGLDYVPTNKHILFGHHFAAIAGAGPLVGPVLAAQMGYLPGTLWLIAGVVLAGAVQDFMVLFLSTRRNGRSLGDMVREEMGRVPGTIALFGCFLIMIIILAVLALIVVKALAESPWGIFTVMATIPIAMFMGIYMRYIRPGRIGEISIIGVLLLLGSIWLGGQIAADPVWGKAFTFTGIQITWMLIGYGFVAAVLPVWLILAPRDYLSTFLKIGTIIALAIGILVTMPELKMPALTQFIDGTGPVWKGGLFPFLFITIACGAVSGFHALISSGTTPKLLASEGHARYIGYGGMLMESFVAIMAMVAASVIEPGVYFAMNSPAAIVGGDVVTVAQTVSSWGFAITPEALQAVAHDIGESTILARAGGAPTLAVGIAQILHSVLPGENTMAFWYHFAILFEALFILTAVDAGTRAGRFMLQDLLGSFVPALKRTESWTANLIATAGCVAMWGYLLYQGVIDPLGGINTLWPLFGISNQMLAGIALMLATVVLIKMKRQRYIWVTMLPAVWLLICTVTAGFIKLFDANPAIGFLSLAKKYSDALAGGQILAPAKSIDQMQHVIWNAYTNATLTALFLFVVFSILFYALKVGIAAWGKKERTDKEAPYQAIPDA, via the coding sequence ATGAAAAATAATAATAGCCTGCTACGCCATCTACCCTGGCTGCTGCTGGCAATCGTAGGAGCGTGCGCCCTGGGCGTAGTGGCCTTGCGCCGCGGCGAGGCGATCAACGCCTTGTGGATTGTGGTCGCCGCAGTGGCCATTTATCTGGTTGCTTACCGTTACTACAGTCTGTTCATCGCTAACCATGTGATGCAGCTCGATCCACTGCGGGCTACCCCCGCTGTGCTCAACAACGACGGTCTGGACTATGTGCCGACCAACAAACACATCCTTTTCGGTCACCACTTCGCGGCAATCGCCGGCGCTGGGCCTTTGGTCGGTCCGGTACTGGCGGCGCAGATGGGCTACCTGCCCGGTACGTTATGGCTGATCGCCGGCGTGGTGCTGGCGGGCGCGGTGCAGGACTTCATGGTCCTGTTCCTGTCCACCCGTCGCAACGGCCGTTCCCTGGGGGACATGGTCCGCGAAGAGATGGGCCGCGTGCCCGGGACCATCGCGCTGTTTGGCTGCTTCCTGATCATGATCATCATCCTCGCGGTGCTGGCGCTGATCGTGGTCAAGGCCCTGGCCGAAAGCCCGTGGGGCATCTTCACGGTGATGGCAACCATCCCGATCGCGATGTTCATGGGCATTTACATGCGCTACATCCGCCCGGGCCGCATCGGCGAGATCTCGATCATCGGCGTGCTGTTGCTGCTGGGCTCGATCTGGCTGGGCGGGCAGATTGCCGCTGACCCGGTATGGGGCAAGGCCTTTACGTTCACCGGCATCCAGATTACTTGGATGTTGATCGGCTACGGTTTCGTGGCGGCGGTGCTGCCGGTGTGGCTGATTCTCGCGCCACGCGACTACCTGTCTACCTTCCTGAAAATCGGCACCATCATCGCCCTGGCGATCGGCATCCTGGTGACCATGCCAGAGCTGAAAATGCCGGCGCTGACCCAGTTTATCGATGGCACCGGTCCGGTGTGGAAGGGCGGCCTGTTCCCGTTCCTGTTCATCACCATTGCCTGTGGCGCCGTGTCGGGCTTCCACGCGCTGATCTCCTCGGGCACTACGCCCAAGTTGCTGGCCAGTGAAGGGCACGCCCGTTACATCGGTTATGGCGGCATGTTGATGGAGTCGTTCGTGGCCATCATGGCAATGGTTGCCGCTTCGGTGATCGAGCCTGGCGTGTACTTCGCCATGAACAGCCCGGCCGCAATTGTGGGCGGTGACGTGGTGACCGTTGCGCAAACCGTCAGCAGCTGGGGTTTTGCGATTACCCCGGAAGCGTTGCAGGCAGTGGCGCATGACATCGGCGAGTCCACCATCCTGGCCCGTGCCGGCGGTGCGCCGACCCTGGCGGTCGGTATCGCGCAGATCCTGCACAGCGTACTGCCGGGTGAAAACACCATGGCGTTCTGGTACCACTTTGCGATCCTGTTCGAAGCGCTGTTCATCCTGACCGCAGTCGACGCCGGTACCCGTGCCGGTCGCTTCATGCTTCAGGACCTGCTCGGCTCCTTCGTACCGGCGCTCAAGCGTACCGAGTCCTGGACAGCCAACCTGATTGCCACCGCAGGTTGCGTGGCCATGTGGGGTTACCTGCTGTACCAAGGCGTGATCGACCCACTGGGCGGCATCAACACCTTGTGGCCGCTGTTCGGTATCTCCAACCAGATGCTGGCCGGTATCGCGCTGATGCTCGCCACTGTTGTGCTGATCAAAATGAAACGCCAACGCTACATCTGGGTGACCATGCTGCCGGCAGTCTGGCTGCTGATCTGCACCGTGACCGCAGGCTTCATCAAGCTGTTCGACGCCAACCCGGCGATCGGCTTCCTGTCGCTGGCCAAGAAATACAGCGATGCCCTGGCCGGCGGCCAGATCCTCGCACCGGCCAAGAGCATCGACCAGATGCAGCACGTGATCTGGAACGCCTACACCAACGCAACGCTGACGGCGCTGTTCCTGTTCGTGGTCTTCAGCATCCTGTTCTATGCGCTCAAGGTCGGCATTGCCGCCTGGGGCAAAAAGGAACGTACGGATAAAGAAGCGCCATACCAGGCCATCCCGGACGCTTGA
- the radA gene encoding DNA repair protein RadA, with the protein MAKAKRMYGCTECGATFPKWAGQCTECGAWNTLTETMIESGGAVAPSGRSGWTGQQTQIKTLAEVSVEEIPRFSTASGELDRVLGGGLVDGSVVLIGGDPGIGKSTILLQTLCSIASRMPALYVTGEESQQQVAMRARRLGLPQDQLRVMTETCIESIIATARLEKPKVMVIDSIQTIFTEQLQSAPGGVSQVRESAALLVRYAKQSGTAIFLVGHVTKEGALAGPRVLEHMVDTVLYFEGESDGRLRLLRAVKNRFGAVNELGVFAMTDRGLKEVSNPSAIFLTRAQEEVPGSVVMATWEGTRPMLVEVQALVDDSHLANPRRVTLGLDQNRLAMLLAVLHRHGGIPTHDQDVFLNVVGGVKVLETASDLALMAAVMSSLRNRPLPHDLLVFGEVGLSGEVRPVPSGQERLKEAAKHGFKRAIVPKGNAPKEMPPGLQVIGVTRLEQALDALFE; encoded by the coding sequence ATGGCAAAGGCCAAGCGCATGTATGGCTGCACGGAGTGCGGTGCGACCTTTCCCAAGTGGGCCGGCCAGTGCACTGAATGCGGTGCGTGGAACACCCTCACCGAAACCATGATTGAAAGTGGCGGCGCCGTGGCCCCCAGCGGCCGCTCCGGCTGGACCGGGCAACAAACCCAGATCAAGACCCTGGCTGAAGTCAGCGTCGAAGAAATCCCGCGTTTCTCCACAGCCTCCGGCGAGTTGGACCGGGTGCTGGGCGGCGGCCTGGTGGACGGCTCGGTGGTGCTGATCGGCGGTGACCCGGGCATCGGCAAATCCACGATCCTGCTGCAAACCCTGTGCAGCATCGCCAGCCGTATGCCGGCGCTGTATGTCACCGGCGAAGAATCCCAGCAACAGGTGGCCATGCGCGCCCGCCGCTTGGGGTTGCCCCAGGACCAGCTGCGGGTGATGACCGAAACCTGCATTGAAAGCATCATCGCCACCGCGCGCCTGGAAAAACCCAAGGTGATGGTGATCGACTCGATCCAGACGATTTTCACCGAACAACTGCAATCGGCGCCGGGTGGCGTGTCCCAGGTGCGGGAAAGTGCCGCATTGCTGGTGCGTTACGCGAAACAGAGCGGCACGGCGATTTTCCTGGTGGGCCATGTGACTAAAGAAGGCGCGCTGGCCGGGCCACGGGTGCTGGAACACATGGTCGACACGGTGCTGTATTTCGAAGGCGAGTCCGACGGCCGGTTGCGATTGTTGCGGGCGGTGAAGAACCGTTTTGGCGCGGTCAACGAATTGGGTGTGTTCGCCATGACCGACCGGGGCTTGAAGGAAGTCTCCAACCCGTCGGCGATTTTTCTGACCCGCGCTCAGGAAGAAGTCCCAGGCAGTGTGGTGATGGCAACGTGGGAAGGCACCCGGCCGATGCTGGTGGAAGTCCAGGCGCTGGTGGATGACAGCCACCTGGCGAACCCGCGTCGGGTCACGTTGGGCCTGGATCAGAACCGTCTGGCGATGTTGCTGGCGGTACTGCACCGCCACGGCGGCATTCCCACCCATGACCAGGACGTGTTCCTCAACGTGGTGGGCGGGGTCAAGGTGCTGGAGACCGCGTCCGACCTGGCGTTGATGGCGGCGGTGATGTCCAGCCTGCGCAACCGGCCGTTGCCCCACGACTTGCTGGTATTTGGCGAGGTGGGCCTGTCGGGTGAAGTGCGCCCGGTGCCGAGCGGGCAGGAGCGCCTGAAAGAAGCGGCCAAGCACGGCTTCAAGCGCGCCATTGTGCCCAAGGGCAATGCCCCGAAAGAAATGCCGCCGGGGCTGCAGGTGATCGGAGTGACCCGCCTGGAGCAGGCGCTGGATGCCCTGTTCGAATAG
- a CDS encoding ferredoxin--NADP reductase, producing MTASAEKFTRQTLLDVQSLTPSLFTLRTTRDPGFRFRAGQFVRLGVTKADGSIVWRAYSVVSSPFDEHLDFFSIVVPGGEFTSELSRLREGDTLLVERQATGFLTLDRFVDGRDLWLLGTGTGIAPFLSILQDFEVWEKFERIILVYSAREARELAYQSLIHELGEREYLAEHAHKLTYVPIVTREQHPGALNGRITTLIENGELERAAGVELTPEHSRVMICGNPQMIDDTRQLLKQRDMQLSLTRRPGQVAVENYW from the coding sequence ATGACGGCCAGTGCTGAAAAATTCACCCGCCAGACGTTGCTTGACGTGCAATCCCTGACCCCCAGCCTGTTTACCCTGCGTACGACCCGGGACCCGGGCTTTCGATTTCGCGCCGGCCAATTCGTGCGCCTGGGCGTCACCAAGGCCGATGGCAGCATTGTGTGGCGTGCCTATTCGGTGGTGTCCTCGCCGTTTGATGAGCACCTGGATTTTTTCTCCATCGTGGTGCCGGGCGGTGAGTTCACCAGTGAACTGAGCCGCCTGCGTGAGGGCGATACCTTGTTGGTGGAGCGCCAGGCCACGGGCTTCCTCACCCTTGACCGGTTTGTGGATGGCCGCGATCTCTGGCTGTTGGGCACCGGGACTGGCATTGCGCCGTTTCTGTCGATCCTGCAGGACTTCGAGGTGTGGGAAAAATTCGAGCGCATCATCCTGGTCTACAGCGCGCGGGAGGCCCGGGAGTTGGCCTATCAGTCACTGATCCATGAACTGGGTGAACGCGAGTACCTGGCGGAACACGCCCACAAGCTCACTTACGTTCCCATCGTCACCCGTGAGCAACATCCGGGCGCACTGAATGGACGGATTACCACGCTGATCGAGAATGGCGAACTGGAGCGCGCTGCCGGCGTCGAGCTGACCCCCGAGCATTCCAGGGTGATGATTTGCGGCAACCCGCAGATGATCGATGACACCCGCCAGTTGCTCAAGCAACGCGACATGCAACTGAGCCTGACCCGTCGCCCCGGCCAGGTGGCCGTAGAAAACTACTGGTAA
- a CDS encoding ankyrin repeat domain-containing protein: MRIYIALFTALLAFTAHAESSDPEAVKTQLQDYYFDAARRGDVDMLNTFTESGYSLNTQDEKGYTALILAAYHGEGAYVDRLLAAGADACVQDKRGNTALMGAIFKGELKIAQRLLATDCNPDQRNGAGQTAAMYAGLFKRVELLDELKAKGADLNAEDPIGNSASRLASGEIRTPAPR; encoded by the coding sequence ATGCGTATCTACATCGCTTTATTCACCGCCTTGCTGGCTTTTACCGCTCATGCCGAGTCGTCCGACCCGGAAGCGGTAAAAACACAGCTCCAGGATTACTACTTCGACGCGGCCCGCCGTGGCGACGTGGACATGCTCAATACCTTCACCGAATCAGGCTATTCGCTGAACACCCAGGACGAAAAAGGCTACACCGCGCTGATTCTCGCGGCCTACCACGGCGAGGGGGCGTACGTGGATCGTTTGCTCGCCGCCGGCGCCGATGCCTGCGTGCAGGACAAGCGCGGCAACACCGCGTTGATGGGGGCGATCTTCAAGGGAGAGCTGAAAATCGCCCAGCGTCTGCTTGCCACCGACTGCAACCCCGACCAGCGCAACGGCGCCGGACAAACGGCGGCCATGTATGCCGGGCTGTTCAAACGTGTGGAGCTGCTGGACGAACTGAAAGCCAAGGGCGCCGATCTCAACGCCGAAGACCCGATCGGTAACAGCGCTTCACGTTTGGCCAGCGGTGAAATCCGTACCCCGGCGCCGCGCTGA
- a CDS encoding helix-turn-helix transcriptional regulator: MVNWRNTRLPKLEGENEITSMYEAALNLTYELDFQYCGFILSSHLPNNPTKTVRINNYSNEWNTLYKQQDYFDLDPVVAHCKRSVLPIVWDEKTFSSVPDLWVHAQSQGLNFGWTQSVHDFQGVFSMLSLGRDTGPVSPEELYEKAGQALWLCHALHAVVAQKYADKPGVQAPSKLTPRETEILQWSAMGKTASDIATILCLSERTVGFHISSAMKKLGVSNKIAAVMTAVKAGLF; this comes from the coding sequence ATGGTCAACTGGCGCAATACTCGCTTACCCAAACTGGAAGGCGAGAACGAAATCACCAGTATGTATGAAGCGGCCCTGAATCTTACTTACGAGCTCGACTTTCAGTACTGCGGATTCATACTCAGTTCTCACCTGCCAAACAACCCAACGAAGACCGTCCGCATCAACAACTATTCAAATGAATGGAACACCCTCTACAAACAACAAGACTACTTTGACCTGGACCCCGTTGTGGCCCATTGCAAGCGCTCGGTGCTGCCGATCGTATGGGACGAAAAAACCTTTTCCTCGGTACCGGACTTATGGGTTCACGCCCAATCCCAAGGCTTGAATTTCGGATGGACCCAGTCAGTCCATGACTTTCAGGGGGTTTTCAGCATGCTGAGCCTGGGACGCGATACCGGCCCTGTAAGCCCTGAAGAACTTTACGAGAAAGCCGGGCAAGCCCTATGGCTTTGTCACGCCCTGCACGCGGTGGTGGCACAGAAGTATGCCGACAAGCCCGGCGTGCAAGCGCCCAGCAAGTTGACCCCGCGCGAGACCGAAATCCTGCAATGGTCGGCCATGGGTAAAACCGCCTCGGACATTGCGACTATTCTTTGCCTGTCAGAACGCACGGTCGGCTTTCATATCAGCAGCGCCATGAAAAAGCTGGGCGTCTCGAACAAGATTGCCGCCGTGATGACCGCGGTCAAGGCCGGTCTGTTTTAA
- a CDS encoding methyltransferase, with protein sequence MPLLDSTFAQLDLIRQPEQHNDPLQAFDAADEYLLSHLAEQQPTPATRVLVLNDSFGALAASLEGHVQVTSSGDSFLGALGLEKNLARNGKAFDAVTFLPASQTPVGPFDRVLIRVPKTLALLEEQLIRLQGQLAPGAEVIAGAMVKHLPRAAGELLERYIGPMHASLAVKKARLLIATLADRPHAVSPYPTRYSLETPAIELLNHANVFCREGLDIGTRAFLPHLPSNLGGARVADLGCGNGVLAIASALQNPEAQYTLVDESYMAVQSAAENWRAALGERDVLIRPGDGLADQAPQSLDVVLCNPPFHQQQVVGDFLAWRMFQQAREALVVGGALYIVGNRHLGYHTKLARLFRGVEQVATTPKFVVLKARK encoded by the coding sequence ATGCCCCTGCTCGACAGCACCTTCGCCCAACTCGACCTGATCCGCCAGCCCGAACAGCACAACGACCCGTTGCAAGCCTTTGATGCGGCCGACGAGTATTTGCTCAGCCACCTGGCGGAACAGCAGCCGACCCCGGCCACTCGCGTGCTGGTGCTCAACGACAGTTTCGGCGCCCTGGCGGCCAGCCTCGAAGGGCATGTGCAGGTCACCTCCAGCGGCGACTCGTTCCTGGGTGCCCTGGGCCTGGAAAAAAACCTGGCGCGCAACGGCAAGGCCTTCGACGCGGTAACGTTCCTGCCCGCCAGCCAGACGCCGGTCGGGCCGTTCGACCGAGTACTGATCCGCGTACCCAAGACCCTGGCCCTGCTGGAAGAACAACTGATTCGCCTGCAGGGCCAACTGGCCCCTGGTGCCGAGGTGATTGCCGGGGCGATGGTCAAGCACCTGCCTCGCGCCGCCGGTGAATTGCTGGAGCGCTACATCGGGCCGATGCACGCTTCACTGGCGGTGAAAAAAGCCCGCCTGCTAATCGCCACCCTGGCCGACCGGCCACACGCCGTGTCGCCCTACCCTACGCGCTATAGCCTGGAAACCCCGGCCATCGAACTGCTCAACCACGCCAACGTGTTCTGCCGCGAAGGGCTGGACATCGGCACTCGCGCCTTTCTGCCGCACCTGCCGAGCAACCTGGGCGGCGCCCGGGTTGCGGACCTGGGCTGTGGCAACGGCGTATTGGCGATTGCCAGCGCGCTGCAAAACCCCGAGGCGCAGTACACGCTGGTGGACGAGTCTTATATGGCCGTGCAATCGGCGGCCGAGAACTGGCGCGCAGCGCTGGGCGAACGTGACGTGCTGATCCGCCCCGGCGATGGCTTGGCCGATCAAGCGCCGCAATCGTTGGACGTGGTGCTGTGCAACCCGCCGTTCCACCAGCAGCAGGTGGTGGGCGACTTCCTCGCCTGGCGCATGTTCCAGCAGGCGCGGGAAGCCCTGGTGGTCGGCGGCGCGCTGTATATCGTCGGCAACCGTCACTTGGGTTATCACACCAAATTGGCGCGCTTGTTCCGCGGCGTCGAGCAAGTGGCGACCACGCCGAAGTTCGTGGTGCTCAAGGCGCGCAAATAA
- a CDS encoding YbdD/YjiX family protein: MFNDISRLGKYLGQAARLMVGMPDYDTYVEHMQTKHPDKPMMDYKAFFRERQEARYGGKGGPKCC; the protein is encoded by the coding sequence ATGTTCAATGACATCAGTCGCCTCGGTAAATACCTCGGTCAGGCCGCGCGCCTGATGGTCGGCATGCCCGACTACGACACCTACGTCGAGCATATGCAAACCAAACACCCGGACAAGCCGATGATGGACTACAAGGCGTTCTTCCGGGAACGCCAGGAAGCCCGTTACGGCGGCAAGGGCGGGCCCAAGTGCTGTTGA
- a CDS encoding DUF2474 domain-containing protein, translating to MSGKPSLHDIEQAEKKPLWQRLGWLAMIWTGSVVALFVVASLMRMFMNAAGLTTH from the coding sequence ATGTCCGGCAAACCTTCGTTGCACGACATCGAACAGGCCGAAAAAAAGCCGCTCTGGCAGCGGCTGGGCTGGCTGGCGATGATCTGGACCGGCAGTGTCGTGGCCCTGTTCGTGGTGGCCAGCCTGATGCGCATGTTCATGAATGCCGCGGGCCTGACCACCCACTGA